In Diachasmimorpha longicaudata isolate KC_UGA_2023 chromosome 4, iyDiaLong2, whole genome shotgun sequence, a single genomic region encodes these proteins:
- the LOC135161929 gene encoding nuclear receptor-binding protein homolog isoform X2 codes for MPGSRSSTDPEHKSPRESGEDSEDESEILEESPCGRWLKRREEVGQREVPGIDCAYLAMDTEEGVEVVWNEVQFSERKNFKAQEEKIQLVFENLTQLEHPNIVKFHRYWTDTHNDKPRVIFITEYMSSGSLKQFLKRTKRNVKKLPLQAWKRWCTQILSALSYLHSCSPPIVHGNLTCDTIFIQHNGLVKIGSVAPEAIHHRVKTCRANVKNMHFVPPEYGNSLTPAVDMYSFGMCALEMAALEIQGNGDSGTVVTEDNIRKTIESLDDAQQKDFISKCLQVDPHSRPSARELLFHPVLFEVHSLKLLAAHALVNSATNISETITDEVLQRLYGPDTVLAEIRYQGRPPHQIRMSDIPVAEKLEKFVEDVKYGIYPLTAFIAKTPPPVGPRAISPEVTESVKSVTPEPVDVETRRVVNMMCNVKPREESCELLMTILLRMDDKMNRQLTCPVSQTDTSMLLAQELVHFGFINEDDRDKIGNLIEEALRSCFSKQLMNPGMVSLTNLPSQTTLLLPDPELQCIQNLDNSVGNTVPPINDSVINSTPKLTGLSNSTIRSCTNTDNTEPPTIADSGS; via the exons ATGCCTGGGAGTCGATCCAGTACCGACCCAGAACACAAATCACCGCGGGAAAGTGGTGAAGATTCTGAAGATGAGAGTGAGATATTGGAAGAAAGTCCCTGCGGGCGGTGGCTGAAGCGAAGGGAAGag gtTGGACAACGAGAAGTTCCGGGAATTGACTGTGCCTACCTGGCTATGGACACTGAGGAGGGGGTTGAGGTTGTCTGGAATGAAGTGCAATTCtccgagagaaaaaatttcaaagcacAGGAGGAGAAGATTCAACTGGTCTTTGAAAATTTGACGCAACTTGAACATCCCAATATCGTCAAGTTTCATAGGTACTGGACGGACACTCATAATGACAAACCAAGG GTCATATTTATAACAGAGTACATGTCGTCAGGATCTTTGAAACAGTTCCTGAAACGCACAAAACGAAATGTCAAGAAGCTACCACTTCAAGCATGGAAAAGATGGTGCACGCAAATTCTCTCAGCACTCAG ctaTCTGCATTCCTGCTCACCTCCCATTGTTCATGGAAACCTCACATGTGatacaatatttattcaacacAATGGTCTCGTCAAAATAGGCTCAG TTGCTCCGGAGGCTATTCATCACAGAGTCAAGACCTGCAGAGCTAATGTCAAAAATATGCACTTTGTCCCACCGGAGTATGGAA ACTCGTTAACACCTGCTGTTGACATGTACTCATTTGGCATGTGTGCTCTTGAAATGGCTGCCCTTGAGATCCAAGGGAATGGTGATAGCGGTACAGTCGTAACTGAGGATAATATTAGGAAGACAATAGAATCACTGGACGATGCTCAACAGAAGGATTTCATAAGCAAATGTCTACAGGTTGATCCACACAGTCGACCCAGTGCACGtgaattgttgttccatccaGTATTGTTCGAAGTACATTCGCTCAAATTACTCGCAGCACATGCCCTCGTCAATTCTGCCA CAAATATATCGGAAACAATTACGGACGAGGTACTGCAGAGGTTATATGGACCGGACACTGTACTTGCTGAAATTAGATATCAAGGTCGACCCCCACACCAAATACGAATGAGTGATATACCGGTTGCtgagaaattggaaaaatttgtgGAAGATGTCAA ATACGGTATTTATCCATTAACAGCGTTCATAGCCAAAACGCCGCCTCCAGTTGGTCCACGAGCGATATCACCTGAAGTGACCGAGTCCGTTAAATCCGTAACACCAGAGCCAGTTGACGTAGAGACGCGTAGAGTAGTGAATATGATGTGTAATGTTAAGCCAAGAGAAGAGAGTTGTGAGTTGCTT ATGACGATATTGTTACGGATGGATGATAAGATGAACAGACAATTGACGTGCCCTGTCTCACAAACGGACACCTCAATGCTTCTCGCACAAGAGCTCGTACATTTTGGATTTATCAATGAG GACGATCGTGATAAAATAGGAAATTTAATAGAGGAAGCACTGCGAAGTTGTTTCAGCAAACAACTGATGAATCCAGGAATGGTATCACTGACTAATTTACCTAGTCAAACGACACTGTTATTACCAGATCCAGAACTTCAATGCATACAGAATCTGGATAATTCCGTAGGTAACACCGTACCACCAATCAACGACAGTGTAATTAATTCAACGCCAAAATTAACAGGGCTTTCCAATTCAACAATTAGATCATGCACAAATACTGATAATACTGAACCACCTACGATTGCTGATAGTGGCAGTTAA
- the LOC135161929 gene encoding nuclear receptor-binding protein homolog isoform X1 has protein sequence MPGSRSSTDPEHKSPRESGEDSEDESEILEESPCGRWLKRREEVYVGSKSTLADGTNFGGLRSDNDVSEMEVGQREVPGIDCAYLAMDTEEGVEVVWNEVQFSERKNFKAQEEKIQLVFENLTQLEHPNIVKFHRYWTDTHNDKPRVIFITEYMSSGSLKQFLKRTKRNVKKLPLQAWKRWCTQILSALSYLHSCSPPIVHGNLTCDTIFIQHNGLVKIGSVAPEAIHHRVKTCRANVKNMHFVPPEYGNSLTPAVDMYSFGMCALEMAALEIQGNGDSGTVVTEDNIRKTIESLDDAQQKDFISKCLQVDPHSRPSARELLFHPVLFEVHSLKLLAAHALVNSATNISETITDEVLQRLYGPDTVLAEIRYQGRPPHQIRMSDIPVAEKLEKFVEDVKYGIYPLTAFIAKTPPPVGPRAISPEVTESVKSVTPEPVDVETRRVVNMMCNVKPREESCELLMTILLRMDDKMNRQLTCPVSQTDTSMLLAQELVHFGFINEDDRDKIGNLIEEALRSCFSKQLMNPGMVSLTNLPSQTTLLLPDPELQCIQNLDNSVGNTVPPINDSVINSTPKLTGLSNSTIRSCTNTDNTEPPTIADSGS, from the exons ATGCCTGGGAGTCGATCCAGTACCGACCCAGAACACAAATCACCGCGGGAAAGTGGTGAAGATTCTGAAGATGAGAGTGAGATATTGGAAGAAAGTCCCTGCGGGCGGTGGCTGAAGCGAAGGGAAGag GTCTATGTGGGATCCAAGTCAACACTGGCTGATGGTACGAATTTTGGAGGGCTCAGGAGTGATAACGACGTTTCTGAGATGGAG gtTGGACAACGAGAAGTTCCGGGAATTGACTGTGCCTACCTGGCTATGGACACTGAGGAGGGGGTTGAGGTTGTCTGGAATGAAGTGCAATTCtccgagagaaaaaatttcaaagcacAGGAGGAGAAGATTCAACTGGTCTTTGAAAATTTGACGCAACTTGAACATCCCAATATCGTCAAGTTTCATAGGTACTGGACGGACACTCATAATGACAAACCAAGG GTCATATTTATAACAGAGTACATGTCGTCAGGATCTTTGAAACAGTTCCTGAAACGCACAAAACGAAATGTCAAGAAGCTACCACTTCAAGCATGGAAAAGATGGTGCACGCAAATTCTCTCAGCACTCAG ctaTCTGCATTCCTGCTCACCTCCCATTGTTCATGGAAACCTCACATGTGatacaatatttattcaacacAATGGTCTCGTCAAAATAGGCTCAG TTGCTCCGGAGGCTATTCATCACAGAGTCAAGACCTGCAGAGCTAATGTCAAAAATATGCACTTTGTCCCACCGGAGTATGGAA ACTCGTTAACACCTGCTGTTGACATGTACTCATTTGGCATGTGTGCTCTTGAAATGGCTGCCCTTGAGATCCAAGGGAATGGTGATAGCGGTACAGTCGTAACTGAGGATAATATTAGGAAGACAATAGAATCACTGGACGATGCTCAACAGAAGGATTTCATAAGCAAATGTCTACAGGTTGATCCACACAGTCGACCCAGTGCACGtgaattgttgttccatccaGTATTGTTCGAAGTACATTCGCTCAAATTACTCGCAGCACATGCCCTCGTCAATTCTGCCA CAAATATATCGGAAACAATTACGGACGAGGTACTGCAGAGGTTATATGGACCGGACACTGTACTTGCTGAAATTAGATATCAAGGTCGACCCCCACACCAAATACGAATGAGTGATATACCGGTTGCtgagaaattggaaaaatttgtgGAAGATGTCAA ATACGGTATTTATCCATTAACAGCGTTCATAGCCAAAACGCCGCCTCCAGTTGGTCCACGAGCGATATCACCTGAAGTGACCGAGTCCGTTAAATCCGTAACACCAGAGCCAGTTGACGTAGAGACGCGTAGAGTAGTGAATATGATGTGTAATGTTAAGCCAAGAGAAGAGAGTTGTGAGTTGCTT ATGACGATATTGTTACGGATGGATGATAAGATGAACAGACAATTGACGTGCCCTGTCTCACAAACGGACACCTCAATGCTTCTCGCACAAGAGCTCGTACATTTTGGATTTATCAATGAG GACGATCGTGATAAAATAGGAAATTTAATAGAGGAAGCACTGCGAAGTTGTTTCAGCAAACAACTGATGAATCCAGGAATGGTATCACTGACTAATTTACCTAGTCAAACGACACTGTTATTACCAGATCCAGAACTTCAATGCATACAGAATCTGGATAATTCCGTAGGTAACACCGTACCACCAATCAACGACAGTGTAATTAATTCAACGCCAAAATTAACAGGGCTTTCCAATTCAACAATTAGATCATGCACAAATACTGATAATACTGAACCACCTACGATTGCTGATAGTGGCAGTTAA
- the LOC135161929 gene encoding nuclear receptor-binding protein homolog isoform X3, translating to MEVGQREVPGIDCAYLAMDTEEGVEVVWNEVQFSERKNFKAQEEKIQLVFENLTQLEHPNIVKFHRYWTDTHNDKPRVIFITEYMSSGSLKQFLKRTKRNVKKLPLQAWKRWCTQILSALSYLHSCSPPIVHGNLTCDTIFIQHNGLVKIGSVAPEAIHHRVKTCRANVKNMHFVPPEYGNSLTPAVDMYSFGMCALEMAALEIQGNGDSGTVVTEDNIRKTIESLDDAQQKDFISKCLQVDPHSRPSARELLFHPVLFEVHSLKLLAAHALVNSATNISETITDEVLQRLYGPDTVLAEIRYQGRPPHQIRMSDIPVAEKLEKFVEDVKYGIYPLTAFIAKTPPPVGPRAISPEVTESVKSVTPEPVDVETRRVVNMMCNVKPREESCELLMTILLRMDDKMNRQLTCPVSQTDTSMLLAQELVHFGFINEDDRDKIGNLIEEALRSCFSKQLMNPGMVSLTNLPSQTTLLLPDPELQCIQNLDNSVGNTVPPINDSVINSTPKLTGLSNSTIRSCTNTDNTEPPTIADSGS from the exons ATGGAG gtTGGACAACGAGAAGTTCCGGGAATTGACTGTGCCTACCTGGCTATGGACACTGAGGAGGGGGTTGAGGTTGTCTGGAATGAAGTGCAATTCtccgagagaaaaaatttcaaagcacAGGAGGAGAAGATTCAACTGGTCTTTGAAAATTTGACGCAACTTGAACATCCCAATATCGTCAAGTTTCATAGGTACTGGACGGACACTCATAATGACAAACCAAGG GTCATATTTATAACAGAGTACATGTCGTCAGGATCTTTGAAACAGTTCCTGAAACGCACAAAACGAAATGTCAAGAAGCTACCACTTCAAGCATGGAAAAGATGGTGCACGCAAATTCTCTCAGCACTCAG ctaTCTGCATTCCTGCTCACCTCCCATTGTTCATGGAAACCTCACATGTGatacaatatttattcaacacAATGGTCTCGTCAAAATAGGCTCAG TTGCTCCGGAGGCTATTCATCACAGAGTCAAGACCTGCAGAGCTAATGTCAAAAATATGCACTTTGTCCCACCGGAGTATGGAA ACTCGTTAACACCTGCTGTTGACATGTACTCATTTGGCATGTGTGCTCTTGAAATGGCTGCCCTTGAGATCCAAGGGAATGGTGATAGCGGTACAGTCGTAACTGAGGATAATATTAGGAAGACAATAGAATCACTGGACGATGCTCAACAGAAGGATTTCATAAGCAAATGTCTACAGGTTGATCCACACAGTCGACCCAGTGCACGtgaattgttgttccatccaGTATTGTTCGAAGTACATTCGCTCAAATTACTCGCAGCACATGCCCTCGTCAATTCTGCCA CAAATATATCGGAAACAATTACGGACGAGGTACTGCAGAGGTTATATGGACCGGACACTGTACTTGCTGAAATTAGATATCAAGGTCGACCCCCACACCAAATACGAATGAGTGATATACCGGTTGCtgagaaattggaaaaatttgtgGAAGATGTCAA ATACGGTATTTATCCATTAACAGCGTTCATAGCCAAAACGCCGCCTCCAGTTGGTCCACGAGCGATATCACCTGAAGTGACCGAGTCCGTTAAATCCGTAACACCAGAGCCAGTTGACGTAGAGACGCGTAGAGTAGTGAATATGATGTGTAATGTTAAGCCAAGAGAAGAGAGTTGTGAGTTGCTT ATGACGATATTGTTACGGATGGATGATAAGATGAACAGACAATTGACGTGCCCTGTCTCACAAACGGACACCTCAATGCTTCTCGCACAAGAGCTCGTACATTTTGGATTTATCAATGAG GACGATCGTGATAAAATAGGAAATTTAATAGAGGAAGCACTGCGAAGTTGTTTCAGCAAACAACTGATGAATCCAGGAATGGTATCACTGACTAATTTACCTAGTCAAACGACACTGTTATTACCAGATCCAGAACTTCAATGCATACAGAATCTGGATAATTCCGTAGGTAACACCGTACCACCAATCAACGACAGTGTAATTAATTCAACGCCAAAATTAACAGGGCTTTCCAATTCAACAATTAGATCATGCACAAATACTGATAATACTGAACCACCTACGATTGCTGATAGTGGCAGTTAA